The Myxocyprinus asiaticus isolate MX2 ecotype Aquarium Trade chromosome 39, UBuf_Myxa_2, whole genome shotgun sequence genome window below encodes:
- the LOC127430244 gene encoding dixin-A-like isoform X3: MGAKQMKCLSSSSPTHSPKEEYIIDKSEEQGKLVGNHTEQPQSLTEDAMKSSATEPFPGPDHAVKEESSTWEEQLCAQQEQLEKEMQETRKMVSRLQALLLYGLLPEDEQTSTLSFGDGIINSEQQLIMIRSRLDQSMEESLDLKRELLRYKQEACNLQAVKDALQQRMSVQEDSMLQLKQELLRSSMAREELERQNVELERKLNDRNRMLSEYKRDRLLQQQQHVKLNDTLRRMNESNYHRISGCENNGYSHMMYASSTLLQHRIGDELQLVQDALRSLRDSFSGHDPQHHTLDTLEQGVASLVDCLHTTESKKKQERKGSTKSPGRKANHTDRESWPSSKMAHSHSSPVLSAAASTKVLYYTDRSLTPFLVNIPKRLGEVTLQDFKVAVDRHGSFRYHFKSLDPEFGTVKEEAG; the protein is encoded by the exons ATGGGAGCCAAACAAATGAAATG CCTCAGTTCATCCAGTCCAACACACTCACCCAAGGAGGAGTATATTATTGACAAATCTGAAGAGCAGGGGAAGTTAGTGGGGAACCATACGGAGCAGCCACAAAGCCTGACAG AGGATGCAATGAAATCCTCAGCCACCGAGCCATTTCCTGGTCCAGATCATGCTGTGAAAGAGGAGAGCAGCACATGGGAGGAGCAACTATGTGCTCAGCAGGAGCAGCTGGAGAAGGAGATGCAGGAAACAAGGAAAATGGTGTCAAGGCTTCAG GCCTTGTTGCTGTACGGGTTGCTACCTGAGGACGAGCAGACATCTACTCTGAGTTTTGGAGATGGCATCATCAACTCAGAGCAGCAGCTG ATAATGATCCGCAGTCGCCTGGACCAGAGTATGGAGGAGTCTTTAGATCTGAAG AGAGAACTGTTAAGGTACAAACAGGAAGCATGCAATCTTCAGGCTGTTAAG GATGCATTACAGCAGAGAATGTCTGTGCAGGAGGACTCAATGCTGCAGCTCAAGCAGGAGCTGCTCAGATCCAGCATGGCCAGAGAGGAGTTAGAGAGACAGAAT GTGGAACTAGAAAGGAAGCTGAATGATCGAAACAGAATGTTGAGTGAATATAAA AGAGACCGACTTCTGCAGCAACAGCAGCATGTAAAGCTAAATGATACACTGCGCAGGATGAATGAAAGCAACTATCATAGG ATATCAGGCTGTGAGAACAATGGCTACAGCCACATGATGTACGCATCTTCCACACTTCTCCAACACAGAATT GGGGATGAGCTACAGCTGGTACAAGATGCTCTACGCAGTCTGAGGGACAGTTTCAGTGGTCATGATCCACAACACCACACGCTAGAcacactggagcagggcgtggccagTCTAGTGGACTGTCTGCACACCACAGAATCCAAGAAAAAGCAGGAGAGAAAG GGTTCAACCAAGTCTCCTGGACGAAAAGCCAATCACACAGACCGAGAATCATGGCCAAGCTCAA AGATGGCCCATTCTCACAGTAGCCCAGTTCTCAGTGCCGCAGCCTCAACCAAAGTACTCTACTACACAGATCGATCGCTCACACCTTTTCTAGTCAACATCCCTAAGAG GCTGGGGGAGGTCACGCTACAGGACTTCAAGGTAGCCGTGGACAGACATGGCAGTTTCAGATATCACTTCAAATCTCTGGATCCAGAGTTTGGAACAGTGAAGGAAGAG GCAGGGTGA
- the pih1d2 gene encoding PIH1 domain-containing protein 2: MDVCDNAALQQVNQFWSMLDDMSQNSPEEYRTFIERQLREGAELYSPPQPHACIRTNTLGPKEGILYINMCSWKRVPAMTSHSDPVPVCVGRLESVTDDKEQYTVVDVAFSPEILQTTEKDKQEREKIHQLALKFIQQQHSLNLSQHYKLNQDKIKGSIQDMKNRLMSPRQSKSVANKPQSEPAPSLLQQISSLRLAESIEDSSIQLSLEQEKKPARSGLIEVISSTESDQTQPQQPQHQLTICPDSTGSAKYLELNVELPGVQSVSQCQLSISQDDILLEVEAIYYLHLWFPAAVKEETCTAMFHKKKQILTVTVTVL, from the exons ATGGACGTCTGTGATAATGCAGCACTGCAGCAGGTGAATCAGTTTTGGTCGATGTTAGACGATATGTCTCAGAATAGTCCGGAGGAATACAGGACCTTCATTGAGCGCCAGTTGCGAGAGGGAGCGGAGCTGTATTCACCGCCGCAGCCGCACGCCTGCATCCGCACAAATACACTG GGACCAAAGGAAGGAATATTGTATATAAACATGTGCAGTTGGAAAAGAGTGCCTGCCATGACTTCTCACAGTGATCCCGTCCCTGTATGTGTAGGAAGATTGGAGTCAGTGACTGATGATAAAG AGCAGTACACTGTAGTGGACGTGGCTTTCAGCCCAGAGATTCTGCAGACAACAGAAAAAGACaaacaggagagagagaagaTCCATCAACTTGCACTGAAATTCATACAACAACAGCACAGCCTGAATCTGTCCCAGCATTATAAACTGAATCAAGACAAAATCAAGGGCAGCATCCAGGATATGAAGAACCGTTTGATGTCACCACGGCAGTCCAAATCTGTTGCCAATAAGCCACAATCTGAACCAG CCCCATCACTCCTTCAGCAGATCTCCTCACTACGACTGGCTGAGAGCATAGAGGACTCTTCAATCCAACTGAGCTTGGAGCAAGAGAAGAAACCAGCAAGATCTGGTCTGATTGAGGTGATCTCCAGCACAGAGTCAGACCAAACTCAGCCACAACAGCCCCAGCATCAGCTCACAATCTGCCCTGACAGCACCGGCTCCGCAAAGTATTTGGAGCTGAATGTGGAGCTTCCTGGTGTGCAGTCTGTCTCACAGTGCCAACTTAGCATCTCTCAG GATGACATTCTCCTGGAAGTGGAGGCCATTTATTATCTTCACCTTTGGTTTCCTGCGGCAGTCAAGGAAGAGACATGCACTGCAATGTTCCATAAGAAGAAACAGATTCTAACTGTTACAGTAACTGTGTTGTAA
- the LOC127430244 gene encoding dixin-A-like isoform X1, which produces MGAKQMKCLSSSSPTHSPKEEYIIDKSEEQGKLVGNHTEQPQSLTEDAMKSSATEPFPGPDHAVKEESSTWEEQLCAQQEQLEKEMQETRKMVSRLQALLLYGLLPEDEQTSTLSFGDGIINSEQQLIMIRSRLDQSMEESLDLKRELLRYKQEACNLQAVKDALQQRMSVQEDSMLQLKQELLRSSMAREELERQNVELERKLNDRNRMLSEYKRDRLLQQQQHVKLNDTLRRMNESNYHRISGCENNGYSHMMYASSTLLQHRIGDELQLVQDALRSLRDSFSGHDPQHHTLDTLEQGVASLVDCLHTTESKKKQERKGSTKSPGRKANHTDRESWPSSKMAHSHSSPVLSAAASTKVLYYTDRSLTPFLVNIPKRLGEVTLQDFKVAVDRHGSFRYHFKSLDPEFGTVKEENLWAESHVHYSVLLCKRNRRADSILKETVTSLKKKVLRGLKRLRGC; this is translated from the exons ATGGGAGCCAAACAAATGAAATG CCTCAGTTCATCCAGTCCAACACACTCACCCAAGGAGGAGTATATTATTGACAAATCTGAAGAGCAGGGGAAGTTAGTGGGGAACCATACGGAGCAGCCACAAAGCCTGACAG AGGATGCAATGAAATCCTCAGCCACCGAGCCATTTCCTGGTCCAGATCATGCTGTGAAAGAGGAGAGCAGCACATGGGAGGAGCAACTATGTGCTCAGCAGGAGCAGCTGGAGAAGGAGATGCAGGAAACAAGGAAAATGGTGTCAAGGCTTCAG GCCTTGTTGCTGTACGGGTTGCTACCTGAGGACGAGCAGACATCTACTCTGAGTTTTGGAGATGGCATCATCAACTCAGAGCAGCAGCTG ATAATGATCCGCAGTCGCCTGGACCAGAGTATGGAGGAGTCTTTAGATCTGAAG AGAGAACTGTTAAGGTACAAACAGGAAGCATGCAATCTTCAGGCTGTTAAG GATGCATTACAGCAGAGAATGTCTGTGCAGGAGGACTCAATGCTGCAGCTCAAGCAGGAGCTGCTCAGATCCAGCATGGCCAGAGAGGAGTTAGAGAGACAGAAT GTGGAACTAGAAAGGAAGCTGAATGATCGAAACAGAATGTTGAGTGAATATAAA AGAGACCGACTTCTGCAGCAACAGCAGCATGTAAAGCTAAATGATACACTGCGCAGGATGAATGAAAGCAACTATCATAGG ATATCAGGCTGTGAGAACAATGGCTACAGCCACATGATGTACGCATCTTCCACACTTCTCCAACACAGAATT GGGGATGAGCTACAGCTGGTACAAGATGCTCTACGCAGTCTGAGGGACAGTTTCAGTGGTCATGATCCACAACACCACACGCTAGAcacactggagcagggcgtggccagTCTAGTGGACTGTCTGCACACCACAGAATCCAAGAAAAAGCAGGAGAGAAAG GGTTCAACCAAGTCTCCTGGACGAAAAGCCAATCACACAGACCGAGAATCATGGCCAAGCTCAA AGATGGCCCATTCTCACAGTAGCCCAGTTCTCAGTGCCGCAGCCTCAACCAAAGTACTCTACTACACAGATCGATCGCTCACACCTTTTCTAGTCAACATCCCTAAGAG GCTGGGGGAGGTCACGCTACAGGACTTCAAGGTAGCCGTGGACAGACATGGCAGTTTCAGATATCACTTCAAATCTCTGGATCCAGAGTTTGGAACAGTGAAGGAAGAG AATCTCTGGGCTGAAAGCCACGTCCACTACAGTGTACTGCTCTGTAAAAGGAACAGGAGAGCAGATAGTATACTGAAAGAAACCGTAACATCGCTCAAGAAGAAAGTGCTAAGAGGGTTAAAGAGGTTAAGAGGTTGTTGA
- the LOC127430244 gene encoding dixin-A-like isoform X2 produces MGAKQMKCLSSSSPTHSPKEEYIIDKSEEQGKLVGNHTEQPQSLTEDAMKSSATEPFPGPDHAVKEESSTWEEQLCAQQEQLEKEMQETRKMVSRLQALLLYGLLPEDEQTSTLSFGDGIINSEQQLIMIRSRLDQSMEESLDLKRELLRYKQEACNLQAVKDALQQRMSVQEDSMLQLKQELLRSSMAREELERQNVELERKLNDRNRMLSEYKRDRLLQQQQHVKLNDTLRRMNESNYHRISGCENNGYSHMMYASSTLLQHRIGDELQLVQDALRSLRDSFSGHDPQHHTLDTLEQGVASLVDCLHTTESKKKQERKGSTKSPGRKANHTDRESWPSSKMAHSHSSPVLSAAASTKVLYYTDRSLTPFLVNIPKRLGEVTLQDFKVAVDRHGSFRYHFKSLDPEFGTVKEEVFQDDALIPGWEGKIVAWVEEDHGEGM; encoded by the exons ATGGGAGCCAAACAAATGAAATG CCTCAGTTCATCCAGTCCAACACACTCACCCAAGGAGGAGTATATTATTGACAAATCTGAAGAGCAGGGGAAGTTAGTGGGGAACCATACGGAGCAGCCACAAAGCCTGACAG AGGATGCAATGAAATCCTCAGCCACCGAGCCATTTCCTGGTCCAGATCATGCTGTGAAAGAGGAGAGCAGCACATGGGAGGAGCAACTATGTGCTCAGCAGGAGCAGCTGGAGAAGGAGATGCAGGAAACAAGGAAAATGGTGTCAAGGCTTCAG GCCTTGTTGCTGTACGGGTTGCTACCTGAGGACGAGCAGACATCTACTCTGAGTTTTGGAGATGGCATCATCAACTCAGAGCAGCAGCTG ATAATGATCCGCAGTCGCCTGGACCAGAGTATGGAGGAGTCTTTAGATCTGAAG AGAGAACTGTTAAGGTACAAACAGGAAGCATGCAATCTTCAGGCTGTTAAG GATGCATTACAGCAGAGAATGTCTGTGCAGGAGGACTCAATGCTGCAGCTCAAGCAGGAGCTGCTCAGATCCAGCATGGCCAGAGAGGAGTTAGAGAGACAGAAT GTGGAACTAGAAAGGAAGCTGAATGATCGAAACAGAATGTTGAGTGAATATAAA AGAGACCGACTTCTGCAGCAACAGCAGCATGTAAAGCTAAATGATACACTGCGCAGGATGAATGAAAGCAACTATCATAGG ATATCAGGCTGTGAGAACAATGGCTACAGCCACATGATGTACGCATCTTCCACACTTCTCCAACACAGAATT GGGGATGAGCTACAGCTGGTACAAGATGCTCTACGCAGTCTGAGGGACAGTTTCAGTGGTCATGATCCACAACACCACACGCTAGAcacactggagcagggcgtggccagTCTAGTGGACTGTCTGCACACCACAGAATCCAAGAAAAAGCAGGAGAGAAAG GGTTCAACCAAGTCTCCTGGACGAAAAGCCAATCACACAGACCGAGAATCATGGCCAAGCTCAA AGATGGCCCATTCTCACAGTAGCCCAGTTCTCAGTGCCGCAGCCTCAACCAAAGTACTCTACTACACAGATCGATCGCTCACACCTTTTCTAGTCAACATCCCTAAGAG GCTGGGGGAGGTCACGCTACAGGACTTCAAGGTAGCCGTGGACAGACATGGCAGTTTCAGATATCACTTCAAATCTCTGGATCCAGAGTTTGGAACAGTGAAGGAAGAG GTGTTTCAGGATGATGCTCTTATACCGGGATGGGAGGGAAAGATCGTTGCATGGGTGGAAGAGGATCATGGAGAGGGCATGTAG